A window of the Pseudomonas fluorescens genome harbors these coding sequences:
- a CDS encoding exonuclease domain-containing protein, protein MPHWLVIDLEATTDEGGWPVTEMEIIEIGATLVDRAGREQDHFQRFVKPTRRPLLTPFCRELTHITQANIDAAQPLSDVWPAFERWLGQHQTRLEGWASWGDYDRKQLLQEWQRLQLDSALSRVPHMNLKQRFAKARRLERPLGLNGALQLAGMQFTGQQHRALEDARNTARLLPLVLPL, encoded by the coding sequence ATGCCCCATTGGCTGGTCATAGATCTGGAAGCCACCACCGATGAGGGTGGCTGGCCGGTTACGGAAATGGAGATCATCGAGATCGGCGCGACCCTGGTGGATCGCGCCGGTCGCGAGCAGGATCACTTTCAGCGCTTCGTCAAACCGACGCGGCGCCCCTTGCTGACGCCGTTTTGCCGCGAACTCACGCACATCACCCAGGCCAACATCGACGCGGCGCAGCCGTTGAGCGATGTCTGGCCGGCGTTCGAACGCTGGCTCGGTCAGCACCAGACGCGCCTTGAAGGCTGGGCGAGCTGGGGCGATTACGACCGCAAGCAACTGCTTCAGGAATGGCAGCGCCTGCAACTCGACAGCGCCCTGAGCCGGGTGCCGCACATGAACCTCAAACAGCGTTTCGCCAAGGCCCGACGCCTCGAACGGCCGCTGGGCCTCAATGGCGCGTTGCAACTGGCGGGCATGCAGTTCACCGGTCAGCAGCATCGGGCGCTGGAAGATGCGCGCAATACCGCACGCCTGCTGCCACTGGTGTTGCCACTTTAG
- a CDS encoding pyrimidine/purine nucleoside phosphorylase — MFKVNEYFDGTVKSIAFGTAEGPATIGVMAPGEYEFGTSQREIMHVVSGALTVKLPDSSDWETFAAGSQFNVPANSKFQLKVAVDTAYLCEYRG, encoded by the coding sequence ATGTTTAAAGTCAACGAGTACTTCGACGGCACCGTCAAGTCGATCGCTTTCGGCACTGCTGAAGGCCCTGCGACCATCGGCGTCATGGCCCCGGGCGAATACGAATTCGGCACCAGCCAGCGTGAAATCATGCACGTGGTCTCGGGCGCACTGACTGTCAAACTGCCGGACAGCAGCGACTGGGAAACCTTCGCCGCCGGCAGCCAGTTCAACGTGCCAGCCAACAGCAAGTTCCAGCTGAAAGTGGCCGTCGACACCGCTTACCTGTGCGAATACCGCGGCTGA
- a CDS encoding MOSC domain-containing protein, translated as MLRLSALYRYPLKSAKGEVLQGIGLDKLGLEGDRRWMLVDEASGRFLTQRAEAKMSQLSALWNASGGLTLSAPGHSAIDVALPGSDDDLRGVTIWRDTLRVPDAGEEAARWVSEFIGKPTRLVQVPLERARTTQAGYGNDDDQVAFADGFPLLLIGEASLQHLSQEVGRPLEMLRFRPNLVIEGSDAYAEDGWKRIRIGDVEFRVVKSCSRCILTTIDPKTGERSADREPLATLQKTRAQADGAMFGQNLVNDSNGRLEVGMPVEILE; from the coding sequence ATGCTGCGTCTGAGCGCGCTTTATCGTTACCCGCTGAAATCCGCCAAGGGCGAGGTCCTGCAAGGGATCGGCCTGGACAAACTGGGGCTTGAGGGCGACCGACGCTGGATGCTGGTGGACGAGGCCAGCGGGCGATTCCTGACCCAGCGTGCCGAAGCGAAAATGAGCCAGCTGTCGGCGCTGTGGAATGCCAGCGGCGGCCTGACGCTCAGCGCGCCAGGGCATTCGGCAATCGATGTCGCCTTGCCCGGCAGCGACGACGATCTGCGTGGTGTAACCATCTGGCGCGATACCTTGCGCGTACCGGATGCCGGCGAGGAGGCGGCCCGTTGGGTCAGCGAATTCATCGGCAAGCCGACGCGTCTGGTGCAAGTGCCGCTTGAGCGTGCTCGTACGACCCAGGCCGGGTACGGCAACGATGACGACCAAGTGGCATTCGCCGATGGTTTCCCGCTGCTGCTGATCGGTGAGGCATCACTGCAACACCTGTCACAGGAAGTCGGGCGTCCGCTGGAAATGCTGCGGTTCCGGCCGAACCTGGTGATCGAAGGCAGTGATGCTTACGCCGAGGACGGCTGGAAGCGGATTCGTATCGGCGACGTCGAGTTCCGCGTGGTCAAGTCCTGCTCGCGCTGCATTCTCACCACCATTGACCCGAAGACCGGTGAACGCAGCGCCGATCGTGAGCCACTGGCGACCCTGCAGAAAACCCGTGCCCAGGCTGACGGCGCGATGTTCGGCCAGAATCTGGTCAACGACAGCAACGGCCGGCTTGAAGTCGGCATGCCGGTGGAAATCCTCGAATAA